Proteins encoded in a region of the Lycorma delicatula isolate Av1 chromosome 6, ASM4794821v1, whole genome shotgun sequence genome:
- the LOC142326056 gene encoding protein YIPF6 isoform X2, giving the protein MAGSDDSMTKLDLYETYDGAVEGDMNVPGRPKTQILGEPGFNTLDEPIRVTVARDLKAVGVKFKHVLYPTEKKSLLKEWDLWGPLLLCTFMAISFFQSVCVLGYCLLPTTIALIVCRLILMTEQSYFLFTLRFFVTIIGFAWATFASVLFLGDSQPPGRKALAVYPIFLFYFIISWLVLSHTVE; this is encoded by the exons ATGGCAGGTAGTGATGATTCGATGACGAAGTTAGAT TTATATGAAACTTACGATGGGGCTGTTGAGGGTGATATGAACGTTCCTGGACGTCCTAAAACTCAAATTTTAGGGGAACCAGGATTCAATACGTTGGATGAACCTATAAGGGTTACAGTG gcAAGAGATCTTAAAGCTGTTGGAGTTAAATTTAAGCATGTTCTTTATCCAACTGAGAAAAAATCTCTTTTGAAagaat ggGATCTCTGGGGTCCACTACTTCTTTGTACATTTATGGCTat ctcattcTTTCAGAGTGTGTGTGTATTAGGATACTGTTTGCTACCAACTACAATTGCACTTATAGTCTGTCGCCTTATTTTAATGACAGAGCAatcatattttctatttacactaagattttttgttacaattattggATTTGCTTGGGCTACTTttg CATCTGTTTTATTTCTTGGGGATAGTCAGCCTCCTGGTAGAAAAGCTTTAGCAGTGtatccaatatttcttttttacttcatcaTTTCATGGCTTGTTTTATCACAtactgttgaataa
- the LOC142326056 gene encoding protein YIPF6 isoform X1 — protein MAGSDDSMTKLDLYETYDGAVEGDMNVPGRPKTQILGEPGFNTLDEPIRVTVARDLKAVGVKFKHVLYPTEKKSLLKEWDLWGPLLLCTFMAMMLQGSESADDNDGGPEFAEVFVIVWIGAMVVTVNSKLLGGNISFFQSVCVLGYCLLPTTIALIVCRLILMTEQSYFLFTLRFFVTIIGFAWATFASVLFLGDSQPPGRKALAVYPIFLFYFIISWLVLSHTVE, from the exons ATGGCAGGTAGTGATGATTCGATGACGAAGTTAGAT TTATATGAAACTTACGATGGGGCTGTTGAGGGTGATATGAACGTTCCTGGACGTCCTAAAACTCAAATTTTAGGGGAACCAGGATTCAATACGTTGGATGAACCTATAAGGGTTACAGTG gcAAGAGATCTTAAAGCTGTTGGAGTTAAATTTAAGCATGTTCTTTATCCAACTGAGAAAAAATCTCTTTTGAAagaat ggGATCTCTGGGGTCCACTACTTCTTTGTACATTTATGGCTat GATGCTTCAAGGCTCAGAATCTGCAGATGATAACGATGGTGGCCCAGAATTTGCCGAAGTATTTGTAATTGTTTGGATTGGTGCAATGGTTGTTACTGTTAATTCAAAATTGCTTGGTGGTAATAT ctcattcTTTCAGAGTGTGTGTGTATTAGGATACTGTTTGCTACCAACTACAATTGCACTTATAGTCTGTCGCCTTATTTTAATGACAGAGCAatcatattttctatttacactaagattttttgttacaattattggATTTGCTTGGGCTACTTttg CATCTGTTTTATTTCTTGGGGATAGTCAGCCTCCTGGTAGAAAAGCTTTAGCAGTGtatccaatatttcttttttacttcatcaTTTCATGGCTTGTTTTATCACAtactgttgaataa